A genomic segment from Pectinophora gossypiella chromosome 3, ilPecGoss1.1, whole genome shotgun sequence encodes:
- the LOC126381960 gene encoding CDGSH iron-sulfur domain-containing protein 3, mitochondrial, with protein MLTRKCMSRIITFSYRSSNYVTKAPKPEIPKNPLSSTYSATEQKSNGIVYDRKPFKVMLQEGKVYHWCLCGRSKSQPLCDGTHKDAYLKIPQRPIRFTVEKTKEYWLCNCKQTKNRPFCDGTHKQKDIQEASSIRV; from the exons ATGCTTACTAGGAAATGTATGTCTCGAATTATAACCTTTTCTTATAGATCG tCTAACTATGTGACGAAAGCACCTAAACCAGAGATTCCTAAGAATCCTCTAAGTTCAACATACTCTGCAACAGAGCAAAAATCTAATGGCATAGTGTACGACAGGAAGCCATTCAAGGTGATGCTGCAAGAAGGCAAGGTGTACCACTGGTGCTTGTGCGGGCGCTCCAAGTCGCAGCCTCTCTGTGACGGTACTCATAAAGATGCCTACTTGAAAATACCACAAag GCCTATTCGATTTACAGTTGAGAAGACTAAGGAATACTGGTTGTGTAACTGCAAACAGACCAAAAATAGGCCATTCTGTGATGGCACACATAAGCAGAAAGATATCCAAGAGGCTTCATCAATCagagtataa
- the LOC126381963 gene encoding cytochrome b5 isoform X1, with translation MTEEVKLFTREELKARNKRTDAVLIIHNGVYDVTKFLDEHPGGEEVLLEKAGQDATEPFEDVSHSSDARSLMKKYKIGELVEADRTANKAAYAPDWNNDQPQEQGNSAWSSWLAPLVLGVAATILYRYLFA, from the exons ATGACCGAGGAGGTGAAGCTGTTCACGCGGGAGGAGCTGAAGGCGCGCAACAAGCGCACAGACGCCGTGCTCATCATACACAACGGCGTCTACGACGTCACCAAGTTCCTCGACGAG CATCCCGGCGGTGAGGAGGTGCTGCTGGAGAAGGCTGGCCAGGACGCCACGGAGCCCTTCGAGGACGTCAGCCACAGCTCCGATGCTAG GTCTCTTATGAAGAAGTACAAAATCGGCGAGCTGGTGGAGGCGGACCGCACGGCAAACAAGGCTGCGTACGCGCCGGACTGGAACAACGACCAGCCGCAGGAGCAGGGCAA CAGTGCGTGGAGCTCGTGGCTGGCGCCGCTGGTGCTGGGCGTGGCGGCCACCATCCTCTATCGGTACCTGTTCGCGTAG
- the LOC126381963 gene encoding cytochrome b5 isoform X2, with protein MTEEVKLFTREELKARNKRTDAVLIIHNGVYDVTKFLDEHPGGEEVLLEKAGQDATEPFEDVSHSSDARSLMKKYKIGELVEADRTANKAAYAPDWNNDQPQEQGNAWSSWLAPLVLGVAATILYRYLFA; from the exons ATGACCGAGGAGGTGAAGCTGTTCACGCGGGAGGAGCTGAAGGCGCGCAACAAGCGCACAGACGCCGTGCTCATCATACACAACGGCGTCTACGACGTCACCAAGTTCCTCGACGAG CATCCCGGCGGTGAGGAGGTGCTGCTGGAGAAGGCTGGCCAGGACGCCACGGAGCCCTTCGAGGACGTCAGCCACAGCTCCGATGCTAG GTCTCTTATGAAGAAGTACAAAATCGGCGAGCTGGTGGAGGCGGACCGCACGGCAAACAAGGCTGCGTACGCGCCGGACTGGAACAACGACCAGCCGCAGGAGCAGGGCAA TGCGTGGAGCTCGTGGCTGGCGCCGCTGGTGCTGGGCGTGGCGGCCACCATCCTCTATCGGTACCTGTTCGCGTAG
- the LOC126381962 gene encoding uncharacterized protein LOC126381962 yields MSKRANPFTEDFIPQSKIHVGLKQFNNNEDRLKKVYEKTLELLFKGAKKCSTQDEVSNATDDIPRKKDKMTQLFLEKDGTLSHDKNIKIVDKQLLEVRCGCGNVSVDVECAYCEAALCLVCQHTCSQCLRGYCSHCSLTESEGSEKCMSCYG; encoded by the exons ATGTCTAAGAGAGCTAACCCATTCACAGAAGATTTTATCCCACAAAGTAAAATTCATGTAGGGTTAAAACAGTTTAATAATAACGAAGATAGATTAAAAAAAGTGTATG AAAAGACGTTGGAGCTTCTATTCAAAGGTGCTAAAAAATGTTCGACTCAGGATGAAGTCTCCAACGCTACAGACGATATTCCTCGTAAGAAGGACAAGATGACACAACTGTTCCTCGAAAAAGATGGCACTCTTTcgcatgataaaaatataaaa attGTCGACAAGCAACTGCTAGAAGTGCGATGTGGATGTGGCAATGTGTCTGTAGATGTGGAATGTGCATACTGTGAGGCAGCATTGTGCCTGGTGTGCCAGCACACCTGCTCACAGTGTCTTCGGGGCTACTGTTCACATTGCTCCCTTACTGA gTCTGAAGGCTCTGAAAAATGCATGTCCTGTTACGGttaa